From a region of the Impatiens glandulifera chromosome 4, dImpGla2.1, whole genome shotgun sequence genome:
- the LOC124935416 gene encoding ras-related protein Rab7-like, whose translation MKMLLRIGKLMKIPSTNNHGEETWKPVVPTMTPYTSFSASSSSGSPNERSIRMRTIHELYENTEYSNQYLQIWNTIGQERFQSFDIAFYRGVDCCVLVYDVNVIMSFLLQASPRDPENFPFEVLGNKVDVDGGNNRVVCRKKARAWCASKGNISYFETSAKDGLNVEAAFECITKNVLKNEINYEACTLLQCVL comes from the exons ATGAAGATGCTTCTTAGAATTGGGAAGTTAATGAAGATTCCGTCAACAAACAATCATGGAGAAGAAACATGGAAGCCCGTAGTTCCTACGATGACACCGTACACATCTTTTAGTGCATCTTCATCAAGTGGAAGCCCTAATGAAAGATCAATAAGGATGAGAACTATCCATGAACTATACGAGAATACAGAG TATAGTAATCAATACCTGCAGATATGGAACACAATAGGACAAGAAAGGTTCCAAAGTTTTGACATTGCTTTTTATCGAGGGGTTGATTGTTGTGTTCTCGTCTATGATGTTAATGTGATTATGTCCTTTTTGCTTCAG GCTAGCCCACGTGACCCTGAGAACTTTCCATTTGAGGTCCTAGGTAACAAGGTAGATGTTGATGGTGGAAACAACAGGGTGGTATGT AGAAAAAAAGCAAGGGCATGGTGCGCTTCTAAGGGTAACATATCTTATTTTGAGACTTCTGCAAAAGATGGCTTGAATGTTGAAGCTGCGTTTGAATGTATAACTAAAAATGTACTgaaaaatgagataaattatgAAGCATGTACATTGCTTCAATGTGTTCTTTAA